From the genome of Clostridium sp. BNL1100, one region includes:
- a CDS encoding S8 family serine peptidase, with product MKNKIRIAISRILVMAFFITNILVYLPSLSFAAGNSNEKADKQTAAMVHHEKTEILVKYKSSSNQDKVKNNLKKKVKLKKLNLKKKYEKSKIDLLEIDAKDDISQVVDELKKDPDVLYAQPNYKLDIMSAPSAPMFEHQWGLQNNGQETEAQLGRSGVDINAINAWNLTQGSSSVVVGLLDTGVDISHNDLKDNIFVNAKEIPGNGIDDDNNGYIDDIKGWDFVNSDNTVFDDATLDFHGTHVAGIIAAEANSEGICGIAPKVKVLPLKFINGNWGYTCDAIDAIEYAMKMGVKIINCSFGGTDDNFALKDTMANSGILFICAAGNRGADVAVSPVYPACFDIPNVLSVASIDSKGVLSPYSSYGNKIHVAAPGVNILSTTPGNSYDYFTGTSAAVPFVTGIAALLQSYVPNLTITQISQRIKENVVSCTNLSGKVSSGGRVDAYAALTNTKPEPDTYDGPGNDNSTVPAGQQGGNIDTWYTMDQLAKIKEKLHYGESGVNPASGNFSVTVNDMSVPAPGFQVNISRTYNSRSDVSKEFGRGWTFGFTGRVEGTEVVDVSLPNGSIERFRLNGNVYEPEESRSKFVKNADGTYTLTTPDQYKYTFNTNRYLVKMEDRNGNSINITVDGSGKITKITDTVGRAFTVSYGANGLVQKITDPENRTVAYEYDANNRLSVVTDPMGGKMRYFYDTWGYLNQIQDHNQKIVEKITYNHAEGENQHKVSEATDSLGDTVKYAYDMTNKKTTITDINGRVSSYWFDSSFFTTRIQEPDGKSSYTEYFQIGGKNKYGDVKSQTDRNGNKTQYEIDDRGNVTKIINPDGSTQLKEYDEKNNVTKEVDECGKTTYNLYDENKINLIKKVQPLNGLDVYDGTSNTGFAITSYQYYTGEESGSSAKGLLKSETDPEGNTTTYTYNTYGDVKTISDPETGKVTTYEYNRIGWKTAQITPKGNKTEFAYDKNGQLIKTRTVSSKNETQRTVYDLLGRKIQEITPNQYDSTKDNIEADTYTDNTVGTRYEYFDSGKIKEQTNAIGDKTSYTYDVYGNTLTETKPNGAIYKYEYDVLDRPLKIYFRDNSSVAEVLLTQYSYTTLEDGKTQKTETKYLNSKDKAVTVYTYDFADRLVEQQNPDGTRLRTIYNANGTINRQIAANGSSTYFKYDGLNRLTEQWTPFEVSNGNTLYTYNKTEYDKAGRKSAVESGKDKVTLWSIPDSLAITNYQYYKNGNVSQTNDSEGRKTEYLYDDDGNVVRESIYTDTTNKLVTDYAYNYLGNLEKKEQHVKTGDLYGKDFDDTTDTVLTTSYTYDKNGNTKTVTAPNKVTTTFEYDVLDRQLSQSEPGVDEKGEAVTITNSTTYDWAGNPLTKTDAKGGITKYEYNQRGLLIKVTDAQNGVTAYDYDLAGRKIAEVTPKNYDSTKSIYDLNRVEYVYDEMDRVLVKKDIYIDPVTNQWVTIYTKTCKYDNSGNLIKELDAAGYDSGVGTTPGEKINSGYGTEYTYNLANLVITSKDPVAKEHDLAFTSRYEYDGLARKISETNANKVETRYTYNDAGDILSVSLKKNASSTPKVVKHSTYDLAGRILAQTDGNGNITTFEYNSLGKVRKTVAPGDSTIPSIMVTSQYDEMGQLKQQLNSMGKVDLYTYDNQGRQLSHTEKKSDNTQAITTYSTYDINGNKFSETDGNGNAKTYKYDSLNRLLAVETTVGGREKTTTCTYDANGNKTSETDWLGNTSTNVYDPLNRLVEKRDPYTTIQKLEYNKNSKQIKSTDALGNETRYIFDKNNRLIATIDPEGHTTSQSYDDVGNIIAKTSGRNITTTYRFDEFNWLAEVINPKSEKTTYTYDLNGNKLTQTDGNGNTTSYEYNAANKVIRKIDQGGRIGTPGKYTYLDAKTEKYTYFADGNMETKTDRNGKQTVYSYDIHGRLTRKAIGEAAIGYTYDNNDNQLTITDKTGTTARTYDEENRVITKKAPGFGTTTYTYDNTEGGGLYFETAEDFKHNLTKKVYDKAGRLYEVISDGKTTTYEYYGNGSRKTVTYSDGAKEEYTYYKDGLNKTLTNKKADGTVIDTYSYTYDEAHNQTSKTDRKGTTSYNYDSLNRLEKVTEPNGRTTNYTFDKAGNRLTETILAGATSVTTTYTYNEQNRLVSTVKRSGTETITDTYRFDNNGNTVSKTTETVKPVATSTSGGFSLEKSGKSTASNVTYYKFDVWNQLIKTTAGKKTATYSYNGEGYRVSKTENERTTNYLYEADKVVLETDVEGNETARNIYGTNLLTRTAQNDTMNYMYNGHGDVTALVGENGAIQATYYYDAFGNITEQTGDVNNNITYAGYQYDKETDLYYLNARYYDSKTARFLSEDTYTGDPNDPLSLNLYTYCVNNPITYSDPTGHWQESDKNLIQSARIAISQLTDIYVTTSDPEIKKACAAQAAAIRGCSDNIATTPQYSEVGMLYDQQLKKDGYVSASDWLKISNTYKKESTQSAINGLKITESPYVPSTYKNQAIKATMNTVTAGVKKSTTQTKPQVSSSPSPRITNNGSTVNGTGNSTKSLFLNSDFNLNPEIQQMISYYDDMYLYAKVAYDNKIIKDFEYNALSKLCEEKAQNLRDDNKINTDDSFAYEVICGLGGFIPYAGVIFDVLGDAQPVYAADLSSVAIEKISDAKNMAVITSAISSNVNIKHTIYTLVDETTGEVKYVGRTRNPATRRIAHSLSSDKGNLVFKAVEGWTDLSYNEARAAEQILFEQYGGLDKLKNKINPMSAKKFSKYVDYAWDVLKKLK from the coding sequence GTGAAAAATAAAATACGAATCGCAATATCCAGAATTCTTGTTATGGCCTTTTTCATAACAAATATACTTGTATATTTACCGTCGCTAAGCTTTGCAGCAGGAAATAGTAATGAAAAAGCTGATAAACAAACTGCTGCTATGGTTCACCATGAAAAAACTGAAATTCTGGTTAAATATAAAAGCAGCTCAAATCAGGACAAGGTTAAAAATAACCTGAAAAAGAAAGTAAAGCTCAAGAAGCTGAATTTAAAAAAGAAATATGAAAAAAGTAAGATTGACCTACTGGAGATAGACGCAAAGGATGATATATCCCAAGTAGTTGACGAGTTAAAAAAAGACCCTGATGTTTTGTATGCACAGCCAAACTACAAACTCGACATCATGTCTGCTCCGTCAGCCCCGATGTTTGAACACCAATGGGGTCTTCAGAATAATGGTCAGGAAACAGAGGCGCAGCTCGGAAGATCGGGAGTAGATATAAATGCAATAAATGCATGGAATCTTACTCAGGGCTCTTCCTCTGTTGTAGTAGGACTTTTGGACACGGGTGTGGACATCAGCCACAATGACTTAAAAGACAACATATTTGTAAATGCAAAGGAAATTCCGGGCAATGGCATAGACGATGACAATAACGGATATATAGATGATATTAAAGGATGGGACTTCGTAAATTCAGATAATACCGTATTTGATGATGCAACATTAGACTTTCACGGAACACATGTTGCAGGAATAATTGCAGCAGAAGCAAACAGTGAGGGAATATGCGGTATTGCACCGAAAGTAAAGGTGCTGCCATTAAAATTTATTAACGGAAACTGGGGCTATACCTGTGATGCAATAGATGCAATTGAATATGCAATGAAAATGGGTGTTAAAATAATAAACTGCAGCTTTGGCGGTACCGATGACAATTTTGCACTGAAGGATACTATGGCAAACAGCGGCATCCTGTTCATATGTGCTGCAGGAAACAGAGGAGCGGATGTTGCAGTTTCCCCGGTATATCCCGCATGTTTTGATATTCCGAATGTGTTATCAGTAGCTTCCATAGACAGCAAGGGAGTACTTTCACCCTATTCCAGCTACGGAAACAAAATACATGTAGCGGCTCCTGGAGTGAATATTTTAAGTACTACACCCGGAAACTCATATGATTATTTCACCGGAACATCGGCAGCCGTTCCTTTTGTAACGGGTATTGCAGCGCTTTTGCAAAGTTATGTGCCAAACCTGACAATAACACAGATTTCACAGCGTATAAAAGAAAACGTGGTATCCTGCACAAACCTTAGCGGTAAGGTTTCCTCAGGAGGAAGGGTAGATGCGTATGCAGCCTTGACAAACACAAAACCGGAACCGGATACATATGATGGCCCCGGAAATGACAACAGTACTGTTCCGGCAGGACAACAGGGCGGTAATATTGACACTTGGTACACCATGGATCAGCTTGCAAAAATAAAAGAGAAGCTCCATTACGGGGAATCAGGAGTGAATCCCGCATCAGGAAACTTCTCGGTTACAGTAAACGACATGAGTGTCCCTGCACCCGGTTTTCAGGTAAACATATCACGTACCTACAACTCCAGAAGTGATGTCAGCAAAGAATTTGGCAGAGGCTGGACCTTTGGTTTTACCGGAAGAGTCGAGGGGACGGAGGTAGTTGATGTTTCGCTTCCAAACGGAAGCATTGAGCGATTCAGGCTAAATGGCAATGTATATGAGCCGGAGGAATCCAGAAGTAAATTTGTAAAAAATGCAGACGGTACATATACATTGACTACCCCGGATCAATATAAGTATACCTTTAATACCAACCGTTATCTTGTAAAAATGGAGGACAGAAATGGTAATTCCATAAATATAACTGTTGACGGCAGCGGGAAAATAACCAAAATAACCGACACCGTGGGCAGAGCTTTTACTGTCAGCTACGGAGCAAACGGACTGGTTCAAAAAATTACCGACCCGGAAAACAGGACGGTAGCATACGAGTATGACGCTAATAACAGACTGTCAGTGGTTACAGACCCTATGGGCGGTAAAATGAGGTACTTCTATGATACATGGGGATATCTGAATCAGATACAGGATCATAACCAGAAAATAGTTGAAAAAATAACATATAATCATGCAGAAGGCGAAAACCAGCACAAGGTATCCGAGGCAACAGATTCTCTGGGAGATACAGTAAAATATGCCTATGACATGACAAATAAAAAAACTACCATTACCGATATAAATGGAAGGGTATCCTCCTATTGGTTTGACTCCTCATTTTTTACAACACGTATACAGGAGCCTGACGGAAAATCCAGTTATACTGAATATTTCCAAATTGGAGGCAAAAACAAATATGGTGATGTAAAATCTCAAACGGACCGTAATGGAAATAAAACTCAGTATGAGATTGATGATAGAGGTAATGTAACTAAAATTATCAATCCTGACGGAAGTACCCAACTAAAAGAATATGATGAAAAAAACAATGTAACAAAAGAAGTAGATGAGTGCGGGAAAACAACCTACAATTTGTACGATGAAAACAAGATAAACCTGATAAAGAAGGTACAACCCCTTAACGGGTTAGATGTATACGACGGCACAAGCAATACAGGTTTTGCAATAACCTCCTACCAATATTATACAGGAGAAGAATCGGGTTCATCTGCAAAGGGATTATTAAAAAGTGAAACTGACCCGGAAGGCAATACCACCACATACACCTACAACACTTACGGTGATGTAAAAACCATATCTGACCCGGAGACAGGAAAAGTTACGACTTATGAGTACAACCGCATAGGTTGGAAAACTGCACAAATAACCCCAAAGGGCAACAAAACAGAATTTGCTTACGACAAAAACGGCCAGCTAATCAAAACAAGAACCGTAAGCTCAAAAAATGAAACCCAAAGAACTGTATATGATCTGTTGGGAAGAAAAATACAAGAAATTACTCCAAACCAATATGACAGTACTAAGGACAATATAGAAGCCGATACATACACTGACAATACGGTGGGAACAAGATACGAATACTTTGACAGTGGTAAAATCAAGGAACAAACCAATGCAATAGGCGATAAAACAAGCTACACTTACGATGTATACGGAAACACTCTTACCGAAACAAAACCTAACGGCGCAATTTACAAGTATGAATATGATGTTCTGGACAGACCACTTAAAATTTACTTCAGAGATAATTCATCAGTAGCTGAAGTACTACTTACCCAATATAGTTATACAACTTTGGAGGATGGAAAAACACAAAAAACAGAAACAAAATATCTGAATTCCAAAGACAAGGCTGTTACGGTTTACACCTATGACTTTGCCGACAGACTTGTAGAACAACAGAACCCCGATGGAACCAGGCTCAGAACAATATACAACGCAAACGGAACAATTAACAGGCAGATTGCAGCTAATGGAAGTAGCACATACTTCAAATATGACGGCCTTAACAGGTTGACAGAACAGTGGACCCCCTTTGAAGTATCAAACGGAAACACACTGTACACATACAACAAAACCGAATATGACAAGGCTGGAAGAAAATCTGCGGTGGAATCAGGAAAAGACAAGGTAACCCTGTGGTCAATACCCGATAGCCTTGCAATAACAAACTACCAGTATTACAAAAACGGTAACGTCAGCCAGACAAACGATTCTGAAGGAAGAAAGACAGAATATCTGTATGATGATGACGGAAATGTTGTAAGAGAAAGTATATATACCGATACAACCAATAAGCTTGTAACAGATTATGCATACAATTATCTCGGAAATCTGGAAAAAAAGGAGCAACATGTAAAAACAGGAGACCTTTACGGAAAAGACTTTGACGACACAACGGATACTGTACTTACAACCTCCTACACCTATGACAAGAATGGTAATACAAAAACTGTGACAGCCCCCAACAAAGTAACCACCACCTTTGAATATGATGTACTGGACAGACAGCTGTCCCAAAGTGAACCCGGAGTGGACGAAAAAGGTGAAGCCGTTACAATAACCAATTCCACAACCTACGACTGGGCCGGAAACCCGCTTACAAAAACAGATGCAAAGGGCGGTATTACAAAGTATGAATATAATCAGAGAGGATTACTGATTAAAGTTACAGATGCCCAAAACGGCGTAACAGCGTACGACTACGACCTAGCTGGAAGAAAGATAGCGGAAGTAACACCAAAAAACTATGACAGCACAAAAAGCATTTATGACTTGAACAGGGTTGAATATGTCTATGATGAAATGGACAGAGTACTAGTGAAAAAGGACATATATATAGACCCTGTTACAAACCAATGGGTAACCATATACACAAAAACCTGTAAATATGATAATTCTGGTAATCTTATAAAAGAACTCGATGCAGCGGGGTATGACTCAGGAGTAGGAACAACACCGGGAGAAAAAATAAATTCAGGTTATGGTACCGAGTATACATACAATTTGGCAAACCTGGTAATAACGTCAAAAGACCCGGTTGCAAAGGAACATGATCTTGCATTTACTTCCAGATATGAATATGACGGATTGGCAAGAAAGATATCTGAAACCAATGCAAACAAAGTGGAAACCCGGTACACATACAATGATGCAGGAGATATACTGTCAGTAAGCTTGAAAAAGAATGCTTCGTCTACACCAAAGGTAGTAAAGCATTCTACTTATGACCTTGCAGGCAGAATACTGGCGCAGACTGACGGAAACGGCAATATCACTACATTTGAATATAACTCTCTGGGGAAAGTCAGAAAGACAGTTGCACCGGGAGACAGCACCATACCGTCAATAATGGTAACAAGCCAGTACGACGAAATGGGACAACTAAAGCAACAACTAAACTCAATGGGCAAGGTTGACCTCTATACCTACGATAATCAGGGGAGACAGCTTTCCCATACAGAGAAAAAGTCCGATAATACCCAAGCCATAACTACGTATTCAACCTATGATATAAATGGAAACAAATTCTCGGAAACTGACGGAAATGGCAATGCAAAGACATATAAGTATGACAGTTTAAACAGACTTTTAGCTGTTGAAACAACTGTAGGTGGCAGGGAAAAAACAACTACTTGCACATACGATGCTAACGGAAACAAAACCTCTGAAACTGACTGGCTTGGCAATACAAGCACTAATGTGTATGATCCCTTAAACAGGCTCGTAGAAAAAAGAGATCCCTACACCACAATACAAAAGTTAGAGTACAACAAAAACAGCAAACAGATAAAATCAACAGATGCATTGGGCAACGAAACCCGCTACATATTTGACAAAAACAACAGACTCATTGCAACCATAGACCCTGAGGGCCATACAACAAGCCAGTCCTATGATGATGTAGGCAATATCATAGCCAAAACAAGCGGCAGGAACATTACCACAACATATAGATTCGATGAATTCAACTGGTTGGCAGAGGTAATTAACCCCAAGTCGGAGAAAACGACTTATACCTACGACTTAAACGGAAACAAGTTGACTCAGACCGACGGAAACGGAAATACAACCTCCTATGAATACAACGCTGCAAATAAGGTTATCAGGAAAATAGACCAGGGTGGAAGAATAGGTACACCGGGGAAATATACATATCTGGATGCCAAAACAGAAAAGTACACCTATTTTGCAGACGGCAACATGGAGACAAAGACCGACAGAAACGGAAAACAGACCGTATATTCCTACGATATACATGGTAGACTTACCAGAAAAGCAATAGGAGAAGCAGCAATCGGCTATACCTACGACAACAACGACAATCAACTCACCATAACTGACAAAACGGGGACTACTGCCAGAACCTATGACGAAGAAAACAGAGTAATAACCAAAAAAGCACCGGGCTTCGGTACAACTACCTATACCTATGATAATACTGAGGGTGGAGGCTTATACTTTGAAACTGCTGAGGATTTCAAGCACAACCTAACCAAAAAGGTATATGACAAAGCAGGCAGACTTTACGAGGTGATATCAGACGGAAAGACTACCACATATGAATATTACGGTAACGGCAGTAGAAAAACCGTAACCTACAGTGACGGAGCAAAAGAGGAATATACCTACTACAAGGACGGACTAAATAAAACCCTCACAAACAAAAAAGCAGATGGAACAGTAATTGACACCTACAGTTATACCTATGACGAAGCCCATAACCAGACTTCAAAGACAGACCGAAAAGGCACTACAAGCTATAACTACGACAGTCTCAACAGGCTTGAAAAGGTAACGGAGCCAAACGGCAGGACAACCAACTACACCTTTGACAAGGCAGGAAACAGGCTTACAGAAACCATACTTGCAGGTGCAACTTCTGTAACCACCACATATACCTATAACGAGCAGAACAGACTGGTATCAACAGTAAAGAGAAGCGGCACGGAAACAATAACCGACACATACAGGTTTGACAACAACGGAAACACAGTCTCAAAAACCACAGAAACGGTAAAACCGGTTGCCACATCTACATCAGGTGGCTTCAGTCTGGAAAAGTCAGGTAAGAGTACGGCAAGCAATGTAACCTACTATAAGTTCGATGTCTGGAACCAACTGATAAAAACCACTGCAGGGAAGAAAACAGCAACCTATTCCTATAACGGGGAAGGCTACAGGGTATCCAAGACCGAAAACGAGCGTACCACAAACTACCTGTATGAAGCCGACAAGGTAGTACTGGAAACAGACGTAGAAGGCAACGAGACAGCCAGAAACATATATGGAACAAATCTCCTGACAAGAACTGCACAAAATGATACAATGAACTATATGTACAACGGCCACGGAGACGTAACCGCATTAGTAGGGGAAAACGGAGCAATCCAAGCAACCTACTATTACGATGCCTTCGGGAACATAACAGAGCAGACGGGAGATGTTAACAACAACATAACCTACGCAGGCTACCAGTACGATAAGGAAACAGACCTTTACTACCTGAATGCCCGCTACTATGACAGTAAAACAGCCAGATTCCTAAGTGAGGATACCTATACAGGCGACCCGAATGATCCATTAAGTTTGAATTTGTATACGTATTGTGTTAATAACCCAATTACATATAGTGATCCGACGGGACATTGGCAGGAAAGTGATAAAAATCTAATTCAAAGTGCTAGAATTGCAATATCTCAGCTGACAGATATTTATGTCACAACAAGTGACCCTGAAATAAAGAAAGCGTGTGCAGCACAAGCAGCAGCTATAAGAGGTTGCTCTGACAATATTGCAACGACGCCTCAATATTCTGAGGTTGGGATGTTATATGATCAACAATTAAAAAAAGACGGTTATGTTTCAGCCAGTGATTGGCTAAAAATTAGTAACACGTATAAAAAGGAGTCAACGCAGAGTGCTATAAATGGATTAAAAATTACTGAAAGTCCATATGTCCCAAGTACTTATAAAAATCAAGCTATTAAAGCTACAATGAACACTGTTACTGCTGGAGTTAAAAAATCAACAACACAGACAAAACCTCAAGTCAGCTCCAGTCCTAGTCCGAGAATAACAAATAATGGGAGTACTGTTAATGGGACGGGCAATAGTACAAAAAGTCTATTTTTAAACTCTGATTTTAATTTAAATCCAGAAATACAACAAATGATATCATATTATGATGATATGTATCTATACGCAAAGGTTGCATATGACAATAAAATAATAAAAGACTTTGAGTATAATGCATTAAGTAAATTATGTGAAGAGAAAGCTCAGAATCTAAGAGACGATAATAAAATTAATACAGACGATAGTTTTGCATATGAGGTAATATGCGGTTTAGGTGGATTTATCCCGTATGCTGGTGTTATATTCGATGTATTGGGGGATGCACAACCGGTATATGCTGCTGATTTATCAAGTGTTGCCATTGAGAAAATCTCAGATGCGAAAAACATGGCGGTTATAACATCTGCGATTAGTAGTAATGTTAATATTAAACATACAATATACACATTAGTTGACGAAACAACTGGAGAGGTGAAATATGTTGGTCGAACACGAAATCCAGCTACAAGAAGAATAGCACATAGTTTGAGTTCTGATAAGGGGAATTTGGTATTTAAAGCTGTTGAAGGCTGGACAGATTTGTCATACAATGAGGCTAGAGCAGCAGAACAGATACTTTTTGAGCAATACGGAGGACTAGATAAACTAAAAAACAAGATAAACCCAATGAGCGCAAAAAAGTTTAGTAAATATGTAGATTATGCTTGGGATGTATTAAAAAAATTAAAATAA